The proteins below come from a single Procambarus clarkii isolate CNS0578487 chromosome 26, FALCON_Pclarkii_2.0, whole genome shotgun sequence genomic window:
- the LOC123750058 gene encoding germ cell nuclear acidic protein-like has translation MHSQRHTPLHLSDIEAQRWGSEHSEPPGDNQEHSEPPGDNQEHSEPPGDTQEHSEPPGDTQEHSEPPGDTQEHSEPPGDNQEHSEPPGDTQEHSEPPGDTQEHSEPPGDNQEHSEPPGDTQEHSEPPGDNQEHSEPPGDNQEHSEPPGDNQEHSEPPGDNQEHSEPPGDTQEHSEPPGDNQEHSEPPGDNQEHSEPPGDNQEHSEPPGDTQEHSEPPRNNQDPSKTTGKQDWNKTGKAQHKVPRTNERVKRAVVSQGARDERGRGVRSNTYDNDCVSPEPIIWVA, from the coding sequence aTAGAGGCTCAACGATGGGGCTCAGAGCATTCAGAGCCACCGGGAGACAATCAAGAGCATTCAGAGCCACCGGGAGACAATCAAGAGCATTCAGAGCCACCGGGAGACACTCAAGAGCATTCAGAACCACCGGGAGACACTCAAGAGCATTCAGAACCACCGGGAGACACTCAAGAGCATTCAGAACCACCGGGAGACAATCAAGAGCATTCAGAACCACCGGGAGACACTCAAGAGCATTCAGAGCCACCGGGAGACACTCAAGAGCATTCAGAACCACCGGGAGACAATCAAGAGCATTCAGAGCCACCGGGAGACACTCAAGAGCATTCAGAGCCACCGGGAGATAATCAAGAGCATTCAGAGCCACCGGGAGACAATCAAGAGCATTCAGAGCCACCGGGAGACAATCAAGAGCATTCAGAACCACCGGGAGACAATCAAGAGCATTCAGAGCCACCGGGAGACACTCAAGAGCATTCAGAGCCACCGGGAGATAATCAAGAGCATTCAGAGCCACCGGGAGACAATCAAGAGCATTCAGAACCACCGGGAGACAATCAAGAGCATTCAGAACCACCGGGAGACACTCAAGAGCATTCAGAACCACCAAGAAACAATCAAGACCCCTCCAAAACCACTGGGAAACAAGACTGGAACAAGACAGGAAAGGCTCAACACAAAGTACCAAGGACAAATGAGAGAGTGAAGAGAGCCGTCGTCTCTCAAGGAGCACGAGACGAGAGAGGACGAGGTGTGAGAagcaacacatatgacaatgactGTGTCTCCCCTGAGCCCATTATTTGGGTGGCTTAG